ACAGTACATCTTTGGCGACTTCCAGAGCGGGCAAAGTTTTTTCAACAAAGCTGCTGACCTGGTTGTAGGTCCCTTCTAAACTCGTTAGGTTCACCCGAATTGTATTTTGGGGATATTTGTCGATAATTTCCATAAAGGAGATTTGATCATCCTCAATGGACTTGAGAACTGCTGTTCTCAGAGATTCCAGGCCATCTTCCGTTCTGCCAGATGCGCTAGCAATTGCCTGGTCAAGCTTGAAAAGCAAAAATTCTCCGTTGGACCCTTCAATAAAATTTTGTAAGAAGGTGGGGACTGTAATTTGCTCAGAAAGAGCAGTGCGGACTACTTCTGGTAGTTCTGCGTCTGTCTCTAGTAACTTCTGCAAAGAAGTAGGTAACTCTCCGGTGCTCGTAAAGTTGTTTAATTCGCTACGGGTCACCGTGACTTCGGTGTCTTTGTAGCGAACAAAAATACTCTCAGCTGCTTGAACTCGGCTAGATAATAGGGAAGTGAAAATTGCTGTAATGCTAAAAAATCCAAAACTAAGGAGCGATTGGAGAGCTTTATTCATGGAATACTCCTCAAATACGATACACAACTAGTAGAGAGCAGTTGCATCACTGTTAACTGCTAAACATGCCCTTCATTAGGAAATATTGTGATTTATGTTCGAAAAATTGCCATCTTCTCTAGGAGTAGGATATGGCATCCATCATTCTGTCTTTAGGAAGATGCCAGGCTAGGCATTCTATGTGTGACTAGCCATCAACAGATATATATCTTGGGGATGATGTGAATTCCGACTAAGCTTTTTACGCTAAGAACCATCCATTATTGACCTATTTGGTTTCTAGAAAACGAGTTAGAATCATGGCTTACAAAACTAGAGGAAGTGTTGCCTTAATCTCTGTTCATGGAGATCCTGCTGTTAGCATTGGCTGTGAAGAAGCAGGGGGCCAAAATGTTTATGTCCGCCAGATGGGTGAGGCACTTGCTGAGCGGGGTTGGACAGTGGACATGTTCACCCGCAAGTCTCATCCGGATCAACTAAACGTCGTTAAACATCAGCCAGGTTGTCGAACAATTCGATTGGAAGCAGGCCCTCAGACATTCGTGAGTCGAGATCGCTTATTTGAATATTTACCTAAGTTTCTATCAGCTTTTCAAACGTTTCAACATCAAAATGGCACTATTTATCCCTTGATTCATACCAACTACTGGTTGTCTGCTTGGGTTGGATTGGAGTTGAAGCAATCCCAGGCTATTAGACTTTTACACAACAACCATTCTTTGGGAGCTGTGAAATATCGAACTGTGACAACTGTTCCCATGATTGCCAAAACTCGCTTGCAAATTGAGAAGCAATGTTTGGAACAAGCCGATTGTGTAATTGCGACGAGTCCACAGGAAAGAGACTATCTGAGATCGCATGTTTCAACCAAGGGAAATATTGAAGTGATTCCTTGTGGTACAGATACTCAAAGATTCCAGCACCAAAATTCCACGGCGTTACGACAAAAATTAGGCATTCGTGATGAAACAAAGCTAATTTTGTATGTGGGTCGCTTTGATCCGAGAAAAGGGATTGAAACCTTGGTTCGTGCGGTCGGCAATCCTGAGGTGCAGCATCACCAAAATGTGAAATTAATAATTGTGGGTGGTAGCCGATCAGGCGAAAAAGATAGCCAAGAACAAAACCGTATCCGTGCCATTGTCAATGAGCTGGGTTTGCAAGATCAGGTTATCTTTGCAGGCCGAATTGACCATGAGCATCTCTCGGCTTACTACACAGCTGCCGACCTATGCGTTGTACCGAGTCTATATGAACCTTTTGGTTTAGTGCCCATTGAAGCGATGGCTTGTGGCACCCCGGTGATTGCCAGTGCGGTTGGGGGACTCAAGTTTACGGTTGTACATGGCCAGACTGGGCTGCTAGTCCCACCCAAAGCAGTAGATGAATTGGCCCATGCGATTGATTATCTTTTCAGTCATCCGAGGGAGTTACACATCATGGGAGAGGCAGGACGTCATCGGGTGACGACTCAATTCAGCTGGCCGGGGGTCGCCGATCAAATGGATCAACTCTACCTCACTCAGTTGCATCAGCTTTGCAACAAGTTTTTCCCAGGACAATTTGTAAGTTAAGCAACCTCTGGACTTTTTCCCGCGCTACCTATCTTGAGAGGATTAGTAGATTACCTGCTAATCCTTTTCCTCCGTGAAGGGTCTCCTGAAAAACTTTATGGAGGAACTGTTACGAACTTTTGCCTAGAATTAGTACGATTAAATTGATGAGCAAATATGACCAATGGTGGCAAGATAGCGTCATCTACCAAATCTATCCCTTCACCTTTGCCGATGTCAATGGCGATGGAATCGGTGATCTCCAAGGCATTATTCAACGGTTAGATTATATCAATGACGGACATCCAGAGCGTCAATCATCTTTAGGAATCGATGCGATATGGCTCTGTCCTATCTATCCTTCACCAATGGTGGATAACGGCTATGATGTCAGCCACTACACGGATATCCATCCTTCCTTAGGGACGTTGGCCGACTTTAATCGGTTACTACATGAAGCCCACCAACGGGATATAAAAGTCATCCTAGATTTGGTGATCAACCATACCTCTGATCAGCATGACTGGTTTGCTCAATCTCGCACTAGCCAGGATAACCCTAAAGCCGACTGGTATATATGGCACGATCCAACCCAAGAGGGGCAGGTTCCCAATAACTGGATGTCTTACTTGGGAGGCAGTGGCTGGACCTTTGACTCCCAGCGTCAGCAATACTACTTCCATACGTTTTCCCCACATCAGCCCGATCTAAACTGGCGTCATCCACCCATGAGGGAAGCCATCTTTGAAGTGATTCGGTTTTGGCTGGATCGAGGTGTCGATGGATTTAGACTGGATGCATCTAGTGTCTATAGCAAAGATCCAGAGTTTCGGAATAATCCCCTGAAGTTTGGAATTACAGATGCTGATGGGTATAGCAGTTATCATCATCTCTATGACAAGAATCTGCCAGATAATCACCAGATTATTGCGGATATTCGCAAGGTTTTGGATGAGTATGGCCATAAGGTTCTGATTGGAGAAACCTTTATTGATAATCAAATTTATGATTCCGTGGCCTTTTATGGGGCTGACCAGGATGAACTCGATTTAGCCTTCTCCTTTGAATTGCCGTTTAGCCCCTGGTATCCGGGGTACTTGCATCGGGCAATCGTCAAACAGGAACGATTAGTCCCTGATCCTGACTGGCCAACTTATTTTCTGGACAATCACGATTTGCCGCGTCATCTATCTCGTTGGGTTGACTGCAGCCTGTGCACGGATACAACCGCTTTAGCGAAAGCAGCCGCTACTTTATTACTCACTCTACGGGGTACTCCCGTGCTCTACTACGGACAAGAGCTCGGGATGGAAGATAACCTAGAGATTCCTCCAGAACAGCAAAAAGACAAGGCGTCTTCTCCAGACCAAAAGGATGGACAATCCTCTAGAGATGGAGCCCGCACCCCCATGCAGTGGGACTGTTCCGTACATGCTGGATTTAGTTTTGGCAAAGCGGTTGAACCCTGGCTACCCGTTCACCCGAATGCTGCTGAGGTAAATGTTGAGAGGGAGAGTGAAGATCCAAACTCGATTCTGAATTTCTATCGTCAGTTATTGCGGATTCGCAAACAGAGCAAGGCCCTACGCCGAGGGGCTTGGAAAAGCCTAATTGCCTATCCCCATGAACATTTAGCCTATACCCGAACCACAGATAGAGAAACGATTTTGATCTTGATTAACTTCTCAGGTGCAAAAGAGATCGATTTGGGTCTCTCCTGCAAGGGCGATCGCTGGCGAGTATTGCTATCAACAGAGCTTTCCATCGATGAAGTTGATGAGGTTCCAACAACCCTCAAGCCCTTTGAGGTGTCAATTCTCCGACAAGAATAGCCCCTAAGGGTGGTAGTCTCTTGAGCATAGGTTGGGTAGGGGTCACAAATCGGATGGACGTCGTCCAACAGTTACAGGACAGCTTGGAAATTGTTGTTTCTTTTCTGGAGGTGGTTTTAGAGGCGGCAGCAGCCTTTTGTATCGTGTTGGGTCTATTGGTGAGCATCAAGCTAGCGGTTGTGCTCCGCCGTCGTCGTTCCAGTATTCAATTTCCCTTGGGACGATTGCGATTAACCTTTGGACGATGGTTGGCGTTGGCCCTTGAGTTTCAACTAGGGGCAGATGTGTTAGCAACGACTGTGGCTCCCACCTTTGAATCGTTGGGAAAACTAGGAGCCATTGCGATTATTCGTACGTTTCTAAACTACTTCCTAAATAAAGAGCTGATTGAAGTCTTTGAGATGCAAAAACGATTCGATGAAGATGAGACGGATTTATCTAACTCTGATTAAGACGATACTTCAACTCTTTCTTGAGGAAGAGGTAGAGAAGTAGGGAGTTGGTTACTCTCATGATGGAAGTTTTGTGACACCCTTTTAGGATATTGGTATGCAACCCTTACAAGATCAAGTCGCTCTAGTCACTGGAGGCAGCTCAGGAATCGGTGCTGGTGTAGCCAAATGCTTGGCTCAGGCGGGGGCAAAGGTTGTGGTTAACTACTCCAGTAGTGCAGAAGGAGCTCAACAAGTCGTCAGAGAAATTGAATCAGAAGGGGGGACTGCGATCTCAGTTCAAGCTGATGTGAGTCAAGCTGATCGGGTTCAACATCTGTTTCAACAATTATTCGATGTGTTTGGCACAATCGATATTCTCGTTAATAATGCTGGCTTGCAAAAGGACGCAGCTTTTGTGGATATGACCCTTGATGACTGGAATAAGGTGATTAGCGTTAATCTCACGGGCCAGTTTCTTTGCTCCCAGCAGGCTGTAAAGGAGTTTTTGCGTCGAGGTATTGTCCCTGAACGCTCCTGTGCTGCTGGTAAAATCATCTGTATGAGTTCCGTTCATGAGGTCATCCCTTGGGCTGGCCGCTGTAACTATGCAGCTTCCAAAGGAGGCGTTATGTTGCTGATGCAAAGCATGGCTCAGGAACTTGCTCCCCAAAAAATCCGCATCAATAGCATTGGTCCGGGTGCCATTCAAACCCCAATCAATCGATCCGCTTGGGAAACACCATACGCAAAGGCCAAGTTATTGAATTTGATTCCCTATAATCGTATCGGTGTTGTCGAAGATATTGGTAAGGCAGCGGTATGGTTGGCCTCAGATGAATCGGATTATGTGACGGGCACCACCTTATATGTTGATGGGGGAATGACCCTCTATCCAGGCTTTGCTACAGGCGGATAGAAATACTATAGACATCAATTTCCTTCGCATTAGCACGCTTTTCTGATTTTTAGGAATACCTTTTTAAGTCTTGTCGAGTCCGTTGGACGCTTCCACACTTATCTGTTGCTCTACGACTCTCATGTTTAATCATCTCAGTTTTGTGATTGAAACGCTAACTGTTGGTAGTCTTGCTTACATTGGTATTATCATTTTGCTGCGAGTGTCCGGCAAGCGCACCTTATCCAAATGGAATTCCTTTGATTTCGTAGTTACAATTGCCTTCGGCTCGATTTTAGGGGGCGTATTGTTATCTAGCAAGACTTCTTTAGTCCAAGGTCTTACAGGATTTGCACTGCTTGTATTTCTTCAGGCTGGACTAACTTGGATCGCTGCTCGCGCTTCTATGATTTAAAAGTTGATTAAAGCAGAGCCTGCTTTATTGGTTTACCAAGGTAAGCTGCAAACCAAAACTCTGAAGCAAGAGCGAGTTGCTGAAGGAGAAGTTTTAGCGGCGCTGCGTTCCAAGGGGATTGCTGCATTAGAGGACGCAGGAGCAGTTATTTTAGAAACTGATGGTAGCTTTAGCGTGATCAAGGATTTGGGCAGTGGTTCTGCTTCTGCCCTCCGAGATGTGAAAGAGTATGGCCGAGTTTCAGCTATAGCAAAGTATTCAAACTAGAAAGTTTGTTCGGTTGCCAACCTAAGTTGTGTCTGATATTAGAGATGTTGTGTGTGCTGCTCAAACCTTCACTTCGCTCTATTTACTAGATATCCTGCTGAGACCCCCATTCCCGCGCCAAAAGAGTAGCCAAGAGATAGCTATCACCCAACTGATCATGAGTAGAGCTAGGAAGCGCTCATAAGCTCCGTCCCAGGCTGTTGGAACAAAGAAAAAGATGGGAGAAAGAATGGCCCAAGCGATTCCTATTCCTAAACTGAAGGTAAACCACCGAGGATGGACGTTGCGCAGCCCAAAGGCTAACAGAATCGGTATCAGCGTGAAGAGAATACCAAGGGCATATACGCAGTAAATGTGAATGGCCGCTCCACTGATATCCGCTCGACCTGCGTATTTATTGTGTTCAGAGATTAAGAGAACATCAATACCTAGGAGCATCAGCATTGCCGTTCCTACTTTCCATTTGGCTTTACCCAACCGCTAAGCGTAGAGTGCGATCGCACAAGCAATCAGACCAGCAGCAAATAGATCTAACCCTGAATCCTGGATCCAGGCTGCTTTGCCAATGGCAAGACTGCTGATCGTTTCACTAATTGGGTTATGTTTTTGAACAACAATCGTGCCAATAATGTCCGTTAGTAGTGCAGCAAAGCAGCCTACTAATCCAACAAAACCGCAAATCAGCGATAGCTTAGAGCTTTGCCGCTGACGGTACTTCAAGGTCATTTTGATACCTCACGGCTAGTCGTTGTAAAAAAAATTCAGGAGGACTTTAGCGTGAAAATGGTAACTTCTGGGGGGCAAAAGATTCGAATGGGGATATTGCTCATACCAATACCCGTATTGACATACAGATTATTGCCCAGGTTGCCATAGCCCTTGGCCCAACCGTCAGCATACACTTTGTCCTTTTGCACGAACCTAAGCCATGACCACTGAGGCAAGCCTGGAATGCGCATCTGTCCACCGTGAGTGTGGCCAGCAACGGCTAACGGCGCTGAGTTTGCAGGAAAAAACTCAAAGGTGTCTGGATTATGCATCAGAGCCACAGTTGGGCGATTAGTCGGTATTCCCTTTAGGGCTGCGTCAACATCAGCTTGGTTGGCCCACAGCGAGTTTACCGCCGCTAAAATAAGGGTATCGTTGCTATCGGGTAGCTGCATCTCGATGGACTCGTTTTCGAGGACAACAATTCCGGCAGTTTCCAACTCTGTTGCCAAACGGCTAGCCAGCTTTATTCGAGGTTCAGCCGTCTTGCTACTCATACCATAGTCGTGATTTCCCAAAACAGCGTAGGTGGGAATGCCTGCTTCGACCAGTGGTCGCACAATGCCGACAACCTCTTCAATCTCGGCAGCAGGGTCGGGGTTCGCATGATAGATAAAGTCGCCGCTTATGAGAACAGCGGCGGGTTGAATTTCAACTAACGTCTTAACGCCGCGACGGGCCGTTCCAGGATTATCGGCCCACATTCCGATCTGAAAATCAGAAAGCTGTCCAATTTTTTGTCCTTCCCATGCCTTCGGCAAATTAGGGATAATCGCTGTCTCTTCTTCGAGATTAAGGACATGGGGTTCGACCAACCCCCACGCCACCAATAACCCTAAGAGTCCCAGTCCCCCCAGCAAGAACCACTTCAATCTTTTCATGATGTTCGTCCCAAATCAGATGGGAGCCTACTCTATCACTCAGCACAACAATCTCAGCGAGTGAGGCTCCCGCATAATCGCTGAGAATATTCATGATATGCCGCCAATGCGTTTCTGACGCTTACTGAGCAGTGGGGTAGAGGGAATCAGCCACAAAAACAGGCTTATCAGAGTACTCTGCTTCTAGTTTCTGTTTGACGTCTAAATCCCAAGTTAAGTCATAGTCCCGTTCAAATTCAGTCAGGATAAACTTGCGGAGCTTGCCAGTTAC
The genomic region above belongs to Acaryochloris sp. CCMEE 5410 and contains:
- a CDS encoding alpha/beta hydrolase, with protein sequence MNKALQSLLSFGFFSITAIFTSLLSSRVQAAESIFVRYKDTEVTVTRSELNNFTSTGELPTSLQKLLETDAELPEVVRTALSEQITVPTFLQNFIEGSNGEFLLFKLDQAIASASGRTEDGLESLRTAVLKSIEDDQISFMEIIDKYPQNTIRVNLTSLEGTYNQVSSFVEKTLPALEVAKDVLSDFICDCNTAQSSADVAANPSYQPQNVAENCKDKAPATTMSRNNKAPQNTTRALTPVFPTPLPSNPTPTP
- a CDS encoding glycosyltransferase translates to MAYKTRGSVALISVHGDPAVSIGCEEAGGQNVYVRQMGEALAERGWTVDMFTRKSHPDQLNVVKHQPGCRTIRLEAGPQTFVSRDRLFEYLPKFLSAFQTFQHQNGTIYPLIHTNYWLSAWVGLELKQSQAIRLLHNNHSLGAVKYRTVTTVPMIAKTRLQIEKQCLEQADCVIATSPQERDYLRSHVSTKGNIEVIPCGTDTQRFQHQNSTALRQKLGIRDETKLILYVGRFDPRKGIETLVRAVGNPEVQHHQNVKLIIVGGSRSGEKDSQEQNRIRAIVNELGLQDQVIFAGRIDHEHLSAYYTAADLCVVPSLYEPFGLVPIEAMACGTPVIASAVGGLKFTVVHGQTGLLVPPKAVDELAHAIDYLFSHPRELHIMGEAGRHRVTTQFSWPGVADQMDQLYLTQLHQLCNKFFPGQFVS
- a CDS encoding alpha-glucosidase; this translates as MSKYDQWWQDSVIYQIYPFTFADVNGDGIGDLQGIIQRLDYINDGHPERQSSLGIDAIWLCPIYPSPMVDNGYDVSHYTDIHPSLGTLADFNRLLHEAHQRDIKVILDLVINHTSDQHDWFAQSRTSQDNPKADWYIWHDPTQEGQVPNNWMSYLGGSGWTFDSQRQQYYFHTFSPHQPDLNWRHPPMREAIFEVIRFWLDRGVDGFRLDASSVYSKDPEFRNNPLKFGITDADGYSSYHHLYDKNLPDNHQIIADIRKVLDEYGHKVLIGETFIDNQIYDSVAFYGADQDELDLAFSFELPFSPWYPGYLHRAIVKQERLVPDPDWPTYFLDNHDLPRHLSRWVDCSLCTDTTALAKAAATLLLTLRGTPVLYYGQELGMEDNLEIPPEQQKDKASSPDQKDGQSSRDGARTPMQWDCSVHAGFSFGKAVEPWLPVHPNAAEVNVERESEDPNSILNFYRQLLRIRKQSKALRRGAWKSLIAYPHEHLAYTRTTDRETILILINFSGAKEIDLGLSCKGDRWRVLLSTELSIDEVDEVPTTLKPFEVSILRQE
- a CDS encoding DUF1622 domain-containing protein codes for the protein MDVVQQLQDSLEIVVSFLEVVLEAAAAFCIVLGLLVSIKLAVVLRRRRSSIQFPLGRLRLTFGRWLALALEFQLGADVLATTVAPTFESLGKLGAIAIIRTFLNYFLNKELIEVFEMQKRFDEDETDLSNSD
- a CDS encoding SDR family oxidoreductase, yielding MQPLQDQVALVTGGSSGIGAGVAKCLAQAGAKVVVNYSSSAEGAQQVVREIESEGGTAISVQADVSQADRVQHLFQQLFDVFGTIDILVNNAGLQKDAAFVDMTLDDWNKVISVNLTGQFLCSQQAVKEFLRRGIVPERSCAAGKIICMSSVHEVIPWAGRCNYAASKGGVMLLMQSMAQELAPQKIRINSIGPGAIQTPINRSAWETPYAKAKLLNLIPYNRIGVVEDIGKAAVWLASDESDYVTGTTLYVDGGMTLYPGFATGG
- a CDS encoding metallophosphoesterase; this encodes MKRLKWFLLGGLGLLGLLVAWGLVEPHVLNLEEETAIIPNLPKAWEGQKIGQLSDFQIGMWADNPGTARRGVKTLVEIQPAAVLISGDFIYHANPDPAAEIEEVVGIVRPLVEAGIPTYAVLGNHDYGMSSKTAEPRIKLASRLATELETAGIVVLENESIEMQLPDSNDTLILAAVNSLWANQADVDAALKGIPTNRPTVALMHNPDTFEFFPANSAPLAVAGHTHGGQMRIPGLPQWSWLRFVQKDKVYADGWAKGYGNLGNNLYVNTGIGMSNIPIRIFCPPEVTIFTLKSS